The segment CATCAGTCCCCTGGTTTATGGACCCATCCGGATGATGAGTCATATCGCTATAAAGATAGCGAATACTGGATTGAACTTGCTAAATTGTTGGAAAAGGGACGGTTTGATGCTGTATTTCTTGCGGATGTATTAGGTACTTATGATGTGTATAAGGGATCACGTGATGCAGCTGTAAGTCAAGGGGCACAGGCTCCAGTCAATAACCCTTCCTTGGTAGTCCCTTTAATGTCAGCAGTTACAAAGCATCTTGGTTTTGGCGTAACAGCATCTGTTACACATGAGCATCCTTACACTTTTGCACGCAGAATCAGCACATTAGATCATCTAACTAAAGGGCGGATCGGATGGAATATTGTTACTTCTTATCTGAAAAGTGCCTCTGTCAATATGGGATTGGAAGGCCAAATTAAGCATGACGAGCGATACGATATAGCAGCAGAATATCTGGACGTTGCCTACAAACTTTGGGAAGAAAGCTGGGAGGACGATGCTGTTAAGGTAGATAAAGAAAATGGCATTTACACCGATCCTAACAAAGTTCATGACATTAATCATGAAGGGAACTATTTTAAAGTACCTGGAGCGCATTTGAGTGAACCATCTCCACAGCGTACTCCTGTTATTTATCAAGCAGGAGCATCTACGAAAGGTCGCGCATTTGCAGCTGAAAATGCCGAATGTGTGTTTATAGGTGCACCAACGATATCTGCAACGAAAGACACCGTTGATAAGTTACATGCTGATATCAAAGAGGCAGGGAGATTACCGGAAGAGGTGAAAGTACTCACAATGTTTACACCGATAGTTGGTCGAACAGAAGAAGAGGCTGTGGCAAAATTTAATGACTATAAAAATCATATTAGCCATGAAGGTGCGCTCGCCTTATTCGGTGGATGGACTGGAATAGATTTAACTGCATATGACCCAGACGAAAATTTACGCTATGTAGAGAGCAATGCAATCCAATCTGCAGTAGAAAACTTTACGAAGATAGACCCTGATAAACCATCAACCGCAGAAGATATTAAAGAATTTGTAGGAATAGGCGGAATGGGGCCGTATACTGTCGGATCACCGGAGCAGGTGGCCGACACGATGGAAGCATGGGTGAATGAAGCTGGAGTTGATGGTTTTAATATTGCTTATGCGATAACTCCAGGAACATTTAAGGATTTCGTTGAATACGTAGTACCAATTCTACAGGATAGAGGATTGGTTCAAAAAGAATATGAAGGAACTACACTCAGGGATAACTTATTCGGTCAAGGAGACCAACTGCCGGATCATCATCCCGGGAAGAATACCAAAGGCGTGTTGGTGAATTAACTTTTTCGCGTAAAGAGCTAAAAGAACCTGCTACCACTTAATCAGTGAGCACAGGTTCTTTTTTAATTTTAACAGTTGACATTTCACCATTAAAGACTATACACTTAATTCAACAAAGTTGAATATAAATATATAAAGTTGAATAGAATTGAACTAACAAACTAATATTTTTTGTAAGCGTATTCTTATATAGAAGGAAAATGTTTCATCATCTATGATTAATAGGAGGGGAAACCATGAAGAATTGGCCAGATTTTGTTCAAATAAAAGAAGTGGCACCTCGAGACGGTTTGCAAAATGAAAAGAGCTGGATTTCAACTGACGATAAAGTTGCTTGGATTAATATGCTTTCCGAATCAGGCGTTAGGGAGATTGAGTATTCCTCGTTTGTCCATCCGAAATGGATACCGAATCTTTCTGACGCCAGAGAAGTTGGAAAGCGGATAATCAAACATCCGGGTGTCTTCTATTCGGCGCTTGTCCCAAATAGGAAGGGGCTTGAACATGCGCTGGAAGCTGGGATTGATGGGGCTTCGGTGTTTATGTCAGCAAGCGAAACCCACAATAAAAAAAATATAAATAAAACAATAGCAGAAACTTTTCCCGTAATGCGTGACGTTATCCAAGAGGCGAAACAAGAAGGAAAACGTGTAACAGGCTATGTTTCAACCGTATTTGATTGTCCGTTTGAAGGAAAAATAACGCCTGAAGAAGTTATCCGTGTTTGTGATCAATTGTTGGAATATGGTGCAGATGATATTTCACTTGGAGATACAATCGGTTCGGCTGTTCCTTCCCAAGTGGATCAGCTGCTTGAAGCGGTGTTATCCCGCTATCCGAAAGAGAAAATTATCATGCATTTTCATGACACAAGAGGAATGGCTATCGCTAATATTATGCGATCCCTGCAATACGGCATAACTCGATTTGATAGTTCTGTTGGAGGCTTGGGCGGTTGTCCTTATGCACCGGGAGCAGCAGGCAATGTAGCAACAAATGATGTGCTGTATCTCCTGCATGGTTTAGGTGTGAAAACAGGGATTCAGGAACGTAAAATACAAGAGGCAGCATTATTTATGCAGAATAAATTGGGAAAGGAATTGCCAAGTAAGACACTTGCTCATTATGTAAGTACGGCCTAATCGATCATATTCATGTGTTAAAGGTTTAAAGATTCTCTCCTTGACTGTAAAGCCGAGCTATTCTATGATTAAAGGCATATATTCGACTTAAATGGCAAAGGAGAGAGTTACCATAAATCTTGATAATATAGGTAAAAAAATAAAACAAATGCGTGCACGCAGCAAAAAAACACAACAGCAAATTGCAGATGAATGCGGCATCTCCAAAAGCTTATTATCCAAAATCGAAAACGGCCAAGCCGCTTCTGCAATCGCTACATTATCCAAAATCAGTGATGCTCTAGAGGTTCCTCTCTCATGGGTGCTGGATGACAAATCAGAACAAGAACTGGTACTACTTTCAAAAGCAAACAGACAGTCTAAAATTGGAGACGAGAATATGGGCTACTCCTATGAGTTGCTCGCGAACAGATCCCAATATAATGGTGTAGAACCAACCATTGTTCACGTGACACCTAAACATACGAACCATCGGCAAGAGACCTATACCCATTCCCAGGATGAATTTATATTTATTCTCGAAGGTGCAATTTACTTGTATTATGATGGAGAAGAGCATTACATGGAAAAAGGTGACAGTGCCTATTTTCAAGGATCAAAATCCCATTTATTTATCCCTGTGGACAATGAGGGTGCTAAAGTATTGACATTATTTATTGATAGTACGATTTAAGAGGATTACTCTGAGGGACCCGAATAGAAGGGTTCTTTTATTTCTAGAGGTCCTTTAAAATAAATTCACGCTTTTCTACCCCTAAATTCTTAATTTCGCCGATTATAGTAGTGAAACACCCTAGCTGTTTCTATAGCAATAATCGAAATGAAATTTGATTTGGGGGTATTAGTGTATAAAAAAATTAGTTTTCGCCATTAAAATGGTGTGAATTTTATGATAATATAGGTGTCAAGATTTGGAGTATTTAATTCAAAAAGTGACGGAGGAGTCTCCATGGATAAATCAGTAATTTTCCACCGTTTTAAGAGTTTTGCTGTTAATGAGTGCAGAGGATCAAGCAATTTATATGAAATTTTGTCTGAAAGAACAGCTGAAGATGAAGGGTTATTAGAATTGTGCACCAATTCCCAGGGAGGGCAACCAATTCCGAATTTATTTTTTGGTGCTGTGCATTTTCTTTTACTAAAAGGTACATCACATCATTTGAAGAATTTTTATGGAAGCATCACAGATACCCCCGAGAATCCAAATCAATGTTTTCCCTATCTCAAGGATTTTTGTAAGAAATACAGTGATGAAATAATTACAGTAATGCAACGTAAATTAGTCCAAACTAATGAGGTTAGGCGTTGTAGTTACCTTTATCCCAGTTTTTGTTTTGCATATGAGAAAGTGCAGAAGCCCTTGGCGTTGATAGAAATAGGAACGAGTGCTGGCTTGCAACTGTTGTGGGATAAATACAGCTACACCTATAAAACAGATGATGTATATGGAAATAATGATTCTATTGTTCAAATTAATGGGGAGGTGGAGGGGAGAGGTTTCCCGCTTTTACGTAAGAATAGTCCGCCGGTTGCATCCAGAACAGGGATTGATTTACATGTAAGTGATCTAAATGATCCTGATGATTTCTTGTGGTTAAAAGCGTTAATTTGGCCGGAGCACAATGACAGACGGGAATTATTTGAACGCGCGGCAAATTATGCCACAAGGAACCATTTGAATTTAATCGAGGGAGACGGGGTCGCGTTATTGCCTGAGATCATTAAGGAAATTCCTAAAGATTCAGCAATAATTGTGTTCCATACACACGTAGCGAATCAGTTTTCAAACCAGGATAAATTAATGCTTTTAGAAGAAATAAGAAATATGGGCAAGGAGCGGGACACCTTTCATCTATACAATAATATGTGGGACGGTGAGTTGCATCTGGACTACTATCTGGACGGCAATGAACACAATTTTATTGTAGGAGAAACAGATAGCCATGGTCGGTGGTTTACATGGAATTTGTAAAAGATTTATAGGGAGAAAAATGGTTTGGAAGAGAAAGACTCAATGAAAGAAGTTATTTTCGAGTGAAAAGTTAAAGGGAGTAAGTTGGAGTATTAATTTCTGTGATATTCTTTTTTATCCAAATCAATATAAACGATCCAGTGGTCAAGGTTGTATACTTTCACAAAAAGCGAAGAACAAATCTTGCTATTAACTTTACATACTGGTGTATCAGACTTCTTTTCCAAGATTTCGGTCACCATGAACCGCTCATGAGGACGTTATAGGCTGCATTTCTAAGATTTCGGTCGTCATGAACCGCTCATGAGGACGTTATAGGCTGCATTTCTAAGATTTCGGTCCTCATGAACCGCTCATGGCACCCGTTAAGGCTGCATTTCCAAGATTTCAGTCGTCATGAACAACTCATGGCGCCCGTTAAGACTGCATTTCCAAGGTTTCGGTCGTCATGAACCGCTCATGGCAACGTTATAAGCTGCATTTTCAGGATTTCGGTCATCATGAACAGCTCGTGGCGCCCGTTAAGGCTGCATTTCCAAGATTTCAGTCGTCATGAACAACTCATGGCGCCCATTAAGACTGCATTTCCAAGATTTCAGTCGCCATGAACAGCTCATGGCGCCCGTTAGGATGCTTTTCCCAAGATTTCGGTCGCCAAGAACCATTCAACAACATATTATTTTCCACTTGGGTCATATTCATCATTTACAAGCCTTGTAACTTTAGTCGATTCTTCCTGTTCAACTTCGGCCTTGGTTGCTTTTTCACCATAAGAATCTTCTTCATCCATACCCGGGGCAACAACACTCTCCGCTCGTTGCTTTCTTTTCTTTTTATCCACATAAATCCCTCCAATCTCTTTTATTTTGCTTAAAAGAAGGAAAATTATCATGGAGGGTTGTTTCCAACAAAAATATAAAGCTTTATAAATCTTCAGAGTTGATGACGGTAAGCGGACGCATCATGTCATAATCCTCATGTTCTAGAATGTGGCAATGCCAGACATAGTCTCCGGTATAGGGAGAAAATTTAGCAATAACACGAGTGATCTGTGCGGAAGGTGCTGAAACCGTGTCTTTCCAACCTCGTTCATTTGGTTCTGGAGCTGTGGCCTTTCCTGTAAATACAATTCTTCTATCTTCATTATATTGGTCCAGGTCAAATGGACGTCGATCTAACATTTGAAATTGAATTAAATGAATATGAATCGGATGCGCAAATCCGGTAATGTTAATGAAAGACCAAATCTCGGTATCGCCTAACCGAGGTTTTTCTGTGACTGGATCCATCCATTTTTTATTATCCAGCAGTAATAAAGGGCGTCCAAATTCGTCGGTAGAACCGATTAGCTTTAAATTTCGCATTGTCGTAATGTTGTTCCTCTTTAGGGAAGGGATACGGGATAATATTCTTGGAATGGTACTATGATCCTTACCTGAAAGAGGTACGTTTACGTTAAATTGCATTACTTCATCCGTTTCGTCTTCGGGATCAGCATCTGGGCCAAGGTCATTTTTTAAAATAATTGTTTCACCGTCATGATTTGAAAAATCCAGGATGACATCAACTCGTTCTGCCGGTTCCATTGCCAGTTTGTTTATTTTTACTGTCTTTTGCATCAGGCCACCATCTGAACCAATTTGGTAAAAAGACTGCCCTGAATCAAGCGATAGTTGATAACCTCGTGTATTCGATGCGTTAAGGATCCGGAAGCGGTATTTCCTTGGTTCCACTTCGAAGTATGGCCATACCTTACCATTCACAATAATTTTATCACCAAGAAAGGCTGGTACGATGGAAGGATCTGGTAAGTCATCTGCTGGATCATCCGGCTGGCGAGGGTAAAACAGAGAACCATCATCATTGAATGATCGATCAAGAATCACAAGTGGAATTTCAAAGTTATCTTTTGGCAGATTTAATGCTTTTTCCTGTTCATCTCGAATGATATACATGCCAATAAGCCCTGCATAAACATTGAGCCTTGTGAGCCCCATCGCGTGGTCATGGTACCATAGCAGCGTAGCCCGCTGTTGATTGGGATATTCGTATATTTCCCTTTCGAAAAACGGGCCAACTTCTTTAAATCCTTTGGTATACCACGCCTCAGGGTAGCCATCACTTTCCGGCCTGGTCACACTCCCATGTAAATGGGTAACTGTCCGTACTTCAGGGTGATGTGCTACATTGTGAATCGATCTGTCAACTGGGAGGATATGTTTTGCGGGAAGGTTATTTATCCATTTCACCTGTATTGGATCGCCCTTGTTGACTTCAATTGTCGGACCGGGAAATTGGCGATAGTATCCCCACAATCGAGTCGGCCTTAAGTCTCGATGCAATTTTTGTGTAAATTCCTCCATCTGTACTTCATAATACGCACCTTTGTTATTTTTTGTATTGGTTCTAAAGCATTCACAATCGGTAACGCGTCAACAAATTTCTTGAGTTTCATCTATATTTCACTCCTGTAATTAGGTATTAGTATAGTAGATGACAGGAGCCTCATTAGTGAACGGGCGTTTTCATTAGTTTTAGATATTTCTAGAGAAGAATCCAGTGGTTACTTTGGGGAAAAGAAATCAATAAATGAAAAACATCCCGTCCAGAAGAAACTGAAAGGGATGAATTATCTATTCGATCGTCACTTGAACATTACCTATCGTACTGTATGTAGCTTTATACGTTCCTTTTTCAAGCCGAAGAGGGGAAATAAAAGTTCCTGATGAAATAACCATCCCTTTTTTCAAGCTGATATGACGAACTGCTAATTTCTTCGTCAGCCATGCTACGGATGAAGTGGGATTTCCCAGTACATTGTCTGATTTTCCTTCCCCGATCATCTCTCCATTATGGTTTAATTCCATTCTAATTTCTTCTAAATCCTTAAAGGATGGCGGGTTAACAGGTTCAGAAACAACCACACGACCGGTTACTCCGTTATCACATAAAAGGTCTGCTAATGAGAAATTTGGGAACCAATCCTTATAACGGGAATCGGGAATTTCTAGTCCAGCAGCAATTTTACTTTTAGCCAGAATCTCATCTTCCGCTGCGCCGATGGATAAATCATCTGTCAGAATAAACATCAATTCAGGCTCAACTAGCGGATCAAATAAATTAACTATATCGATTGTACTTGAATTTTTTACAAGACTATTCGTTGTTAACGTGCCATAGGCCGGTTCATTCGTGCTTGCTAATTCCTGCGTTTTCGGGCTTGTCATACTGATTTTATAGCCGCTTATTTCTTGATCATAAAGCTCACATTTTTTCTGAACGAAATGTTTCTGTACCTCGTATGCAGTTTGTTCATCTAATGTATAATCATTTCTTATAAAATCAATTGGATTCTTCGTCCTGTGTGCATCTAACAATTTATATACGATTTGATCTACATCATTTGACATAGAATCACTCCTCTCTCTAGAGTAAGAATAATGGAATTTTATGAATATGTAAAACGAAAGTGAGTCTGTTCATTCCCTGAGAAAAGCATTATTGCATATGATGTTATTTATGAAGGGAGGTCTGTTTATGTATTATGTGCATCCCCCTGTTTACTACTACCCACCTTATTATCATCATGCTTTCTGGCCATCTCGCCAATACCCACCGGTTGATCCTGTCCTTTTTCATCAGTCAGCTAATGAAACGAAGAAACTGATGAATGATGCTAATGTAGTTCTTGATAAATTAACTGCGTCAAAAGAATTTGATGCGAAATTGATGAAAGCTGCACAAGTTTCAGATGAGGTGGAGGTTAATCGACTAATTCATTCCTTAGACATTGCAACAGAAGTGGATGTGTCTTATAATCCTGATAATTTACGGTTGGAATTCAGGTCACAAGCTCCTAATACGGATCTGGAATGCTGCCGATTACTTATTGCATTGCGATGGAGGTAAGTTTTGTGTAATTTTATAAAAAACGCCCCCAAAAGCGTTCATATAGGAACCTTTTTTGGGGGTGTTTCATTATTTTTCCAACAATTCCAGAAGCACTCTTGCAATAATCTTACCAGCGGATTTAGGTGCAGTTTTCCCCGGTAATCCGAGCGCATGTAATGTTTTAATTCCCTCTTGTTCCGCAAATTCAAAGTCAGTGCCTCCGGGTTTCGAAGCGAGATCTATAAGGAGAGTGGATTTGTCCATGGCCGAAATAATCTTGGAATCAATAACAGGATGTGGGATGGTATTAATGCAAATATCAACATCGCCAATCTTTTTCTCTAAGTTAGCCAGTTGAACAGGCTTTACCCCCATTTCCGTAATCCGAGCAACATCAGCAGAATTTCTTACACCGACACTAACATTTGCCCCAACGGAATCAAAGAGTCGAGCAACAGTGATGCCAACTCTTCCAAAACCAAGTACCATCACGTTCGACCCATGAATGGTGACATCTAATTCATCCATTGCCAGTTTTAATGCGCCTTCAGCAGTTGGAATAGAATTATATATTGCCATGTCATCACGAGCAAACAAACGGACTAATTTCTTGTTGGTTGATGCAGCTGCTTGATCTAAAAACGAATTGGATGTACCTGTGTAAACAATACAATGCTCTGGTGTTTGTCTAAACAGATCTTCGGATAAAGAAATTGTTTTATCGGAAAAAGTAGCTTCTACTTCTCCTGCTGTGTTTGTACCTGCGACAGGCAATATAATGGCATCTATAATACTCATATCAACTGTATCCAAGTTTGCTTGCTGAACGTTAGAGTCGTCAAAGCTTATTTGATCGAATCCAACTAAAAAAACAGTTGCATCCTCAGCAGCTAATTTTTCAATAACCTCCAGATATCTGGCATCCCCACCTATGATGAGCAGCTTTTGGTTGTTTATCAAAAACGATTCCACCTTTTTTATTGTAATTTATGTACCTATATATAATATTAATACGTAGATTAATTATGTTATCTCGAAAAAAGTATTGCATGATTTAATTAGAAATACAGTCACTTGCTAAAATTAAACAAGTGACTGTATTGTCATTTTTTTAGTTTCTAGTTGTGCTTGCCCCAACAATTTCTTTAAGATGCTCTACAGCTTCTGGATCTTCAAGCCCTGTTACATCACTTTTGACCGTTCCTTCTGTAATGACCTCCTTTAGCAGGCGACGCATGATTTTTCCACTAACGGTCTTCGGTAATGATTCAGCAAAAATAATAGCTTTTGGACGTGCGATCTTGCCAATTTGCTGCTCAATCCGCTGATAGATTTTTTCCTTTATTGTCTCCAATTCATTAATATCATCTGACACGCGTGCAAATACAACTGGAACTTCCCCTCTAATCTCATCAGGGACTCCAATTACAGCAGCTTCAGAGACATCCTCACATTCTAAAACAGCACTTTCCATTTCCATCGTACTCAATCGGTGGCCTGCAACATTAAGCGCATCATCCGAACGTCCGACAACCCATAAGTAACCATCTTTATCGACTAAAGCTAAATCACTGGCAAAATAACTTCCATCCACTTGGCTGAAATAGGCGCCGTAGTAGCGTTCCGGTTCCTTCCAAAGTGTCCGGCATAGCATTGGAAATGGTTTCTTAATAATTAAATTTCCTAGTGTACCAGGTTCAACGGAATTTCCCTCGCTGTCAACAACATCGAATGTGGCACCTAAAAAGGACAGCCCAGTAGCCCCAGGTTTCATAGGTGTTAGCCAAGCTGCTCCTGCGATTGGAGCTCCTGCTGTTTCGGTCTGCCCCCATGTGTTATTCAAATAAATATTTTTCTTGCCGAGTACCTCATATGTCCATTTCCATGATTCCATATCAAACGGCTCACCGACAAGCGAAATGACATCAAGACAGGATAAGTCATATTGCTGCAAAGGTTTTTCACCCATGCTTTTCAACATTCTGAGTGCAGTGGGGGCGGTAAATAGTTTGTTGACCCGGTATTTTTCGATGATTTGATAAAAGCGATCCTTCGTTGGATAATTGGGTGCACCTTCATAGACAATCGTTGTCACACCATTTGCCAGAGAGCCAACAATCCCCCAGATATGCATGGTTAACCAACCGACATCAGCAGTACACCAGAAAACATCGTCAGGCTGATGATCCATGTGATACTTGGCGTAAATGTAATTTTGAATAACAAATGCCATCCCGGAATGGACGACTCCTTTTGGTTTTCCTGTCGTCCCACTTGTGTAAAATACAATACCAGGTTCATTTGCTTCAATTCTTTCCGGTTCACAGTCAATGCTTGCTTTTTGCGTCAGTTCGTCCCACCAATAATCACGGCCCACGTTCATTTCAGTATCCGAATCTAGACGATTGACAACAATGACAGCTTCAACCGGCTGGATTTCCTCCAGTACCTGATCGACTTTTTCTTTCAAAGGAATTAATTTACCACGGCGCTGTGTTG is part of the Virgibacillus sp. NKC19-16 genome and harbors:
- a CDS encoding LLM class flavin-dependent oxidoreductase; amino-acid sequence: MAKKRIYLNAFDMNTPGHQSPGLWTHPDDESYRYKDSEYWIELAKLLEKGRFDAVFLADVLGTYDVYKGSRDAAVSQGAQAPVNNPSLVVPLMSAVTKHLGFGVTASVTHEHPYTFARRISTLDHLTKGRIGWNIVTSYLKSASVNMGLEGQIKHDERYDIAAEYLDVAYKLWEESWEDDAVKVDKENGIYTDPNKVHDINHEGNYFKVPGAHLSEPSPQRTPVIYQAGASTKGRAFAAENAECVFIGAPTISATKDTVDKLHADIKEAGRLPEEVKVLTMFTPIVGRTEEEAVAKFNDYKNHISHEGALALFGGWTGIDLTAYDPDENLRYVESNAIQSAVENFTKIDPDKPSTAEDIKEFVGIGGMGPYTVGSPEQVADTMEAWVNEAGVDGFNIAYAITPGTFKDFVEYVVPILQDRGLVQKEYEGTTLRDNLFGQGDQLPDHHPGKNTKGVLVN
- a CDS encoding hydroxymethylglutaryl-CoA lyase; amino-acid sequence: MKNWPDFVQIKEVAPRDGLQNEKSWISTDDKVAWINMLSESGVREIEYSSFVHPKWIPNLSDAREVGKRIIKHPGVFYSALVPNRKGLEHALEAGIDGASVFMSASETHNKKNINKTIAETFPVMRDVIQEAKQEGKRVTGYVSTVFDCPFEGKITPEEVIRVCDQLLEYGADDISLGDTIGSAVPSQVDQLLEAVLSRYPKEKIIMHFHDTRGMAIANIMRSLQYGITRFDSSVGGLGGCPYAPGAAGNVATNDVLYLLHGLGVKTGIQERKIQEAALFMQNKLGKELPSKTLAHYVSTA
- a CDS encoding helix-turn-helix domain-containing protein, with the translated sequence MAKERVTINLDNIGKKIKQMRARSKKTQQQIADECGISKSLLSKIENGQAASAIATLSKISDALEVPLSWVLDDKSEQELVLLSKANRQSKIGDENMGYSYELLANRSQYNGVEPTIVHVTPKHTNHRQETYTHSQDEFIFILEGAIYLYYDGEEHYMEKGDSAYFQGSKSHLFIPVDNEGAKVLTLFIDSTI
- a CDS encoding DUF2332 domain-containing protein, whose amino-acid sequence is MDKSVIFHRFKSFAVNECRGSSNLYEILSERTAEDEGLLELCTNSQGGQPIPNLFFGAVHFLLLKGTSHHLKNFYGSITDTPENPNQCFPYLKDFCKKYSDEIITVMQRKLVQTNEVRRCSYLYPSFCFAYEKVQKPLALIEIGTSAGLQLLWDKYSYTYKTDDVYGNNDSIVQINGEVEGRGFPLLRKNSPPVASRTGIDLHVSDLNDPDDFLWLKALIWPEHNDRRELFERAANYATRNHLNLIEGDGVALLPEIIKEIPKDSAIIVFHTHVANQFSNQDKLMLLEEIRNMGKERDTFHLYNNMWDGELHLDYYLDGNEHNFIVGETDSHGRWFTWNL
- a CDS encoding 2-keto-4-pentenoate hydratase, with the translated sequence MSNDVDQIVYKLLDAHRTKNPIDFIRNDYTLDEQTAYEVQKHFVQKKCELYDQEISGYKISMTSPKTQELASTNEPAYGTLTTNSLVKNSSTIDIVNLFDPLVEPELMFILTDDLSIGAAEDEILAKSKIAAGLEIPDSRYKDWFPNFSLADLLCDNGVTGRVVVSEPVNPPSFKDLEEIRMELNHNGEMIGEGKSDNVLGNPTSSVAWLTKKLAVRHISLKKGMVISSGTFISPLRLEKGTYKATYSTIGNVQVTIE
- the dpsA gene encoding dipicolinic acid synthetase subunit A, producing MINNQKLLIIGGDARYLEVIEKLAAEDATVFLVGFDQISFDDSNVQQANLDTVDMSIIDAIILPVAGTNTAGEVEATFSDKTISLSEDLFRQTPEHCIVYTGTSNSFLDQAAASTNKKLVRLFARDDMAIYNSIPTAEGALKLAMDELDVTIHGSNVMVLGFGRVGITVARLFDSVGANVSVGVRNSADVARITEMGVKPVQLANLEKKIGDVDICINTIPHPVIDSKIISAMDKSTLLIDLASKPGGTDFEFAEQEGIKTLHALGLPGKTAPKSAGKIIARVLLELLEK
- a CDS encoding acetate--CoA ligase → MDESGILKVVANSELIYPDKEKGQATSIGSSEAFQELLEQSRVDPTSFWDSVARELVWYEPWKETISGALPDFQFFTGGISNPCVNLLDRHVENGAGNRTALIWEGENGDTKFYTYNMLLAEVNRFANVLRSFGVKKGDCVAIYLPNLSEAFIAVLACFRIGAIFNNIFSGYSEKSLKDPLTNFEAKVIVTANATQRRGKLIPLKEKVDQVLEEIQPVEAVIVVNRLDSDTEMNVGRDYWWDELTQKASIDCEPERIEANEPGIVFYTSGTTGKPKGVVHSGMAFVIQNYIYAKYHMDHQPDDVFWCTADVGWLTMHIWGIVGSLANGVTTIVYEGAPNYPTKDRFYQIIEKYRVNKLFTAPTALRMLKSMGEKPLQQYDLSCLDVISLVGEPFDMESWKWTYEVLGKKNIYLNNTWGQTETAGAPIAGAAWLTPMKPGATGLSFLGATFDVVDSEGNSVEPGTLGNLIIKKPFPMLCRTLWKEPERYYGAYFSQVDGSYFASDLALVDKDGYLWVVGRSDDALNVAGHRLSTMEMESAVLECEDVSEAAVIGVPDEIRGEVPVVFARVSDDINELETIKEKIYQRIEQQIGKIARPKAIIFAESLPKTVSGKIMRRLLKEVITEGTVKSDVTGLEDPEAVEHLKEIVGASTTRN